GAATGTGCACTACTTATATCGGTGCATTAATAATCGAAGAATTAAAACAAATTGGTGCTGAAATTATAGATTATCCACGACTTATTAGATTAAATCCCAATTGGCCCCACAAAACTCGAGGTAATTGTGCCATAGCAATCACAATAAAAGCAACTGATGAAAAGATCCCATTGGTTAAAAAGAAGATTATAGAATTGGTAAAAGAAAACGCTGAGCTAGAATACGAAACAACTAATCCCGGAGTGGTTTTCTATCATAAGCCAGAGGCACCCGAATCCTTGAAGAGATTCTCTAAAAAGGTCATTAAGGATATTGCTACTATAGAAGAAGCAGAAAAACTTGCTGCG
This window of the Candidatus Bathyarchaeota archaeon genome carries:
- a CDS encoding tRNA(Ile2) 2-agmatinylcytidine synthetase; the protein is MPFLQIGVDDTDSKDGMCTTYIGALIIEELKQIGAEIIDYPRLIRLNPNWPHKTRGNCAIAITIKATDEKIPLVKKKIIELVKENAELEYETTNPGVVFYHKPEAPESLKRFSKKVIKDIATIEEAEKLAAEIKAEVHKIKSGHGIIGALAAIGESLDIDKTFE